In Corynebacterium endometrii, one DNA window encodes the following:
- the cobA gene encoding uroporphyrinogen-III C-methyltransferase yields the protein MTTSPVVLVGGGPGAWDLITVRGMRALQAAEVILADHLGPIGELEKLCDPSGKEVIDVSKLPYKRQTSQEKINELLISNARAGKKVVRLKGGDPYVFGRGFEELQALSEAGIACEVIPGVTSAISVPGVAGVPITQRGMVHAFTVVSGHLPPGHPRSLVDWRALAQSGATISVIMGVKNAGPIAQALSEGGLAPSTPAAIIQEGTMAGQRVFRTTLDQLGPTVEAERIAPPAVFVIGEVAGLSA from the coding sequence ATGACTACTTCTCCAGTTGTGTTAGTTGGCGGAGGCCCCGGCGCGTGGGATCTCATCACGGTTCGCGGCATGAGGGCGCTGCAAGCGGCCGAGGTTATCCTCGCGGACCATCTTGGCCCCATCGGCGAGCTCGAGAAGCTGTGCGACCCCAGTGGCAAGGAGGTCATTGACGTCTCCAAGCTGCCGTACAAACGCCAAACCTCGCAGGAGAAAATTAATGAGTTGCTCATCAGCAACGCACGGGCGGGCAAGAAGGTGGTCCGGCTTAAGGGTGGGGACCCATACGTGTTTGGCCGGGGATTCGAAGAGCTCCAGGCCCTAAGCGAGGCCGGCATTGCCTGTGAGGTCATTCCCGGGGTCACCTCCGCCATTTCCGTGCCTGGCGTGGCCGGCGTCCCCATCACGCAGCGCGGGATGGTACACGCCTTTACCGTGGTCTCCGGCCACCTGCCCCCAGGCCACCCGCGCTCCCTGGTCGATTGGCGCGCGTTGGCCCAATCCGGGGCCACTATATCCGTCATCATGGGGGTCAAGAATGCCGGCCCCATCGCGCAGGCCTTGTCCGAGGGCGGGCTGGCCCCATCCACCCCCGCCGCCATCATCCAGGAGGGCACGATGGCCGGCCAACGGGTCTTCCGCACCACGCTGGATCAGTTGGGCCCCACGGTAGAGGCAGAGCGCATTGCCCCTCCGGCCGTGTTCGTCATAGGTGAGGTTGCGGGCCTGTCTGCATAA
- a CDS encoding exopolyphosphatase — MTNSYDPETVRYFDIAHEGAQIRAIAQALPEIEKAVSGIDPRSVIILATDQVSRACAEFITSAPTPASGRAVTGRWPVTVASALPGYVGALDVVVVVGERGECDWASQALITAHNRGATCVYAGPAEGPLAGDVPQSELQIPALPGVEGLSPARVIATIYAVLALANRGAARNPELAGVLMGWAAAVDHELENLSPARGADINPGRELARFVAGAWSIHSGLGQPHPPEGTPTLGQRIGHVAAALWSAHGIPAAAVDTAQLPMVLEKYHERARELDAGTSHVDDIFHDPFIDGEAPRADLVPLKVILWAQDNTDLPHALAVNSMASHSAEGRSVTGESASPELSDIRTALCLIARAYAVTAYTPQ, encoded by the coding sequence ATGACCAACTCGTATGATCCGGAGACGGTGCGGTATTTCGATATCGCCCATGAGGGCGCACAGATTCGCGCGATCGCGCAGGCACTGCCGGAAATTGAAAAAGCGGTATCCGGTATCGATCCACGCAGCGTGATCATCCTCGCCACGGATCAGGTATCCCGCGCCTGTGCTGAATTTATTACCTCCGCCCCGACCCCCGCGTCCGGGCGGGCGGTCACCGGCCGCTGGCCCGTCACCGTAGCGTCCGCCCTGCCCGGCTACGTCGGCGCCCTGGACGTAGTAGTAGTCGTGGGCGAGCGCGGTGAGTGCGATTGGGCCTCGCAGGCGCTCATCACGGCGCATAATCGCGGCGCAACCTGCGTGTACGCTGGTCCCGCGGAGGGCCCGCTGGCCGGCGATGTCCCGCAATCAGAGCTGCAGATTCCCGCCCTGCCGGGGGTTGAAGGCTTAAGCCCCGCCCGAGTCATCGCAACCATTTATGCCGTCCTAGCCCTCGCCAACCGGGGCGCGGCAAGGAATCCGGAATTGGCCGGGGTCTTGATGGGCTGGGCCGCGGCCGTGGACCACGAGTTGGAAAACCTCAGCCCCGCGCGTGGTGCCGATATCAATCCTGGACGGGAGCTGGCGCGCTTCGTCGCCGGGGCGTGGTCCATCCATTCCGGTCTAGGCCAACCGCATCCACCGGAGGGGACGCCTACCCTGGGCCAGCGCATCGGCCATGTCGCCGCAGCCCTGTGGTCCGCGCACGGCATCCCCGCCGCGGCGGTGGACACCGCTCAGTTGCCCATGGTGCTAGAGAAATACCATGAGCGCGCGCGGGAGTTGGACGCTGGAACATCGCACGTGGATGACATTTTCCACGATCCGTTCATCGATGGTGAGGCGCCACGGGCGGATTTGGTACCCTTGAAGGTGATTTTGTGGGCGCAGGACAACACTGACCTGCCCCATGCATTGGCTGTTAACAGTATGGCTTCACATAGTGCTGAGGGGCGTTCGGTGACCGGCGAATCCGCTTCCCCAGAGCTTTCAGACATACGCACCGCGTTGTGCCTTATCGCTAGGGCGTACGCGGTGACCGCTTATACGCCGCAGTAA
- the manA gene encoding mannose-6-phosphate isomerase, class I, which yields MQLLDAHARHYAWGSRTLIPELKGEEPGTRPVAELWFGAHPANPSTIGDERLDDIIAAAPEAMLGAQVCAKFDGRLPFLMKILAAGEPLSLQAHPTPEQARDGFEREDAAGIALDDPKRNYKDTSHKPEIIIALTDFYAMAGFRPLEQTRELFAALNCDGLAHYESMLVDSPEAEESNLRVLFTTWITIPAAIRTKLIEDVTVAAHEYVGSAEPGDWIAGVLRTVIALQEQYPGDPGVLGALLLNHIQLSPGEAVYLDAGELHAYVRGMGVEVMANSDNVLRGGLTSKHVDVPELVRVLNFEALSSPRVEQEDLSQHESLSGGAAWGYPVPIDEFSVVRCELSGDDSVELASSRPGIVLCTAGRTVIEHADPQAGPDPVTLSPGQAVWLPANAAPCKASVGEGAESTQLFIARA from the coding sequence ATGCAGTTGCTCGACGCACACGCCCGCCACTACGCGTGGGGTTCACGGACGCTCATCCCTGAGCTCAAAGGGGAGGAGCCCGGGACCCGGCCGGTAGCGGAGCTGTGGTTTGGTGCGCATCCGGCTAACCCAAGCACCATTGGTGATGAGCGCCTAGATGACATCATCGCCGCCGCACCGGAGGCTATGCTGGGTGCGCAGGTGTGCGCGAAGTTCGATGGCCGCTTGCCATTCCTGATGAAAATCCTGGCCGCGGGAGAGCCCCTGAGCCTTCAGGCGCACCCAACCCCGGAGCAGGCGCGCGATGGATTCGAGAGGGAAGATGCCGCCGGCATTGCCCTGGATGATCCGAAGCGCAATTACAAGGACACGTCCCACAAGCCGGAGATTATCATCGCGCTGACGGACTTCTATGCGATGGCCGGATTCCGCCCGCTGGAGCAGACCCGCGAGCTCTTTGCCGCCCTGAACTGCGACGGCCTGGCGCACTACGAATCCATGCTGGTGGACAGCCCGGAGGCGGAAGAGTCCAACCTGCGCGTGCTCTTTACCACCTGGATCACTATTCCGGCGGCCATCCGCACAAAGCTCATTGAGGACGTCACCGTCGCGGCGCACGAGTATGTGGGCTCCGCGGAGCCGGGGGACTGGATCGCGGGAGTCCTGCGGACGGTTATTGCGCTTCAAGAACAGTACCCGGGGGATCCGGGAGTGCTGGGCGCCTTGCTGCTCAATCACATTCAGCTAAGCCCCGGTGAAGCCGTCTATCTCGATGCGGGTGAGCTCCACGCTTACGTGCGCGGCATGGGCGTTGAGGTGATGGCCAATTCTGACAACGTCCTGCGCGGGGGATTGACCTCGAAGCATGTTGACGTGCCGGAACTGGTCAGGGTTTTAAACTTCGAGGCGCTTTCTTCGCCGCGTGTGGAGCAGGAGGACCTATCCCAGCATGAGTCGCTCTCCGGCGGGGCCGCGTGGGGATATCCGGTGCCCATCGATGAGTTCTCCGTCGTCCGCTGCGAGCTAAGCGGGGATGATTCTGTGGAGCTGGCTAGCTCCCGCCCAGGAATCGTCCTGTGCACGGCTGGGCGGACCGTAATCGAACACGCCGATCCGCAGGCTGGTCCGGACCCCGTCACCCTCAGCCCGGGCCAGGCGGTGTGGCTGCCGGCTAACGCCGCGCCGTGCAAGGCTAGCGTGGGTGAGGGCGCCGAAAGCACGCAGCTATTCATAGCCCGGGCTTAG
- a CDS encoding DUF4259 domain-containing protein, producing MSTWDEEIFTNETNVDFLDELAGLDDEDIVEAVRDAVILAAAGDGVSEDELSNGYAAATIAAIWAGAPFSAGDVVSSYPFIRGLAGSGDEELEEKAAELLEGVEAEYDLEVFIEALS from the coding sequence ATGAGCACCTGGGATGAAGAAATCTTCACAAATGAAACCAACGTGGATTTTCTCGATGAACTCGCGGGGCTTGATGATGAAGACATCGTAGAGGCGGTCCGCGACGCAGTGATCCTGGCGGCCGCCGGGGACGGCGTTAGTGAAGATGAGCTAAGCAACGGCTACGCCGCAGCGACTATCGCCGCAATCTGGGCGGGCGCGCCCTTTAGCGCCGGTGACGTGGTCTCTAGCTACCCATTCATCCGCGGCCTCGCGGGTTCGGGCGATGAAGAACTTGAAGAAAAGGCCGCCGAACTGCTGGAGGGCGTGGAGGCGGAATACGATTTGGAAGTCTTTATCGAGGCGCTTTCTTAA
- a CDS encoding dTMP kinase, producing MILAIEGIDGAGKNTLVRRIGQELGVTVELLAFPRYEESVHAQLAQEALYGRMGDLTDSIYGMATLFALDRHGAVERLRAAKDSRELLILDRYVASNAAYSAARLGDDSIMDWVYELEFGRLGLPRPDLQVFLDTDVSLAASRAQSRADADATRERDEYEKNASLQADTAAAYRRLAEKNWAGRWLATGDADMIVEAVKELVGK from the coding sequence GTGATTCTCGCCATAGAGGGCATCGACGGTGCCGGCAAAAACACTCTGGTCCGGCGGATTGGCCAGGAACTCGGGGTGACGGTGGAGCTGCTGGCATTCCCACGTTACGAGGAGTCCGTCCACGCGCAGCTGGCGCAGGAGGCGCTCTACGGCCGCATGGGGGATCTGACTGACTCCATTTACGGCATGGCCACCCTTTTTGCCCTCGACCGCCACGGCGCCGTGGAGCGGCTGCGCGCGGCCAAGGATTCCCGCGAACTCCTTATCTTGGACAGGTATGTGGCCTCCAATGCCGCATACTCCGCGGCGCGCCTTGGCGATGATTCCATTATGGATTGGGTGTATGAGCTCGAATTCGGGCGCCTGGGCCTGCCCCGCCCCGATCTCCAGGTGTTCCTGGATACCGATGTATCCCTGGCCGCGTCGCGCGCGCAGTCCCGTGCGGACGCGGATGCCACCCGCGAGCGCGATGAATATGAGAAGAATGCGTCGCTGCAGGCTGATACCGCCGCGGCGTATCGCCGCCTGGCTGAAAAGAACTGGGCGGGGCGTTGGCTAGCCACCGGTGATGCGGATATGATTGTCGAGGCAGTAAAAGAACTGGTTGGGAAGTGA
- the mtrA gene encoding MtrAB system response regulator MtrA has translation MAPKILVVDDDPAISEMLTIVLESEGLQPIAVTDGNDAVPEFRKHDPDLILLDLMLPGMNGVDICRTIRRESDVPIVMLTAKTDTVDVVLGLESGADDYITKPFKPKELVARIRARLRRNGSASSEIIEVGDLIIDVPEHTVTRKNADGSPGVEISLTPLEFDLLVEMARKPGQVHAREELLESVWGYRHASDTRLVNVHVQRLRAKIEHDPEDPQIVLTVCGVGYKTGKTGNGE, from the coding sequence GTGGCGCCAAAAATCCTCGTGGTAGATGATGATCCAGCGATCTCAGAGATGCTCACCATCGTCTTGGAATCTGAAGGCCTTCAGCCTATCGCTGTTACTGACGGCAATGATGCCGTGCCGGAGTTTCGCAAGCATGACCCTGATCTGATCCTGCTGGATCTGATGCTGCCCGGGATGAACGGCGTTGATATTTGCCGCACCATCCGCCGCGAATCGGACGTGCCCATTGTCATGCTGACCGCTAAGACGGACACCGTCGACGTGGTTCTGGGCCTGGAATCCGGTGCTGATGATTACATCACCAAGCCGTTTAAGCCCAAGGAATTGGTGGCGCGCATCCGTGCGCGCCTGCGCCGCAACGGCTCCGCCTCCTCCGAAATCATCGAGGTTGGTGACCTCATCATTGACGTCCCTGAGCACACCGTCACCCGCAAGAATGCGGACGGCAGCCCGGGCGTTGAGATTTCCTTGACCCCGCTCGAGTTTGACCTGCTCGTGGAGATGGCCCGCAAGCCGGGCCAGGTGCATGCGCGTGAGGAGTTGTTGGAGTCAGTCTGGGGCTACCGCCACGCGTCCGATACCCGCCTGGTCAACGTGCACGTCCAGCGGCTGCGCGCCAAGATTGAGCATGATCCGGAAGACCCGCAGATCGTGCTGACCGTGTGTGGTGTGGGGTACAAAACGGGTAAGACCGGTAACGGCGAATAA